In one Dama dama isolate Ldn47 chromosome 5, ASM3311817v1, whole genome shotgun sequence genomic region, the following are encoded:
- the MMP11 gene encoding stromelysin-3 — MARAAGLRGAAPRALLLPLLLLLLLPLPLLLARAPRPPDAPRRHPVSRGPEPWLEAPPDSDAPALAAQEALPLAGRPRPPRCGVPDPPDGPSARNRQKRFVLSGGRWEKTDLTYRILRFPWQLLREQVRQTVAEALQVWSDVTPLTFTEVHEGHADIVIDFTRYWHGDNLPFDGPGGILAHAFFPKTHREGDVHFDYDETWTIGDNQGTDLLQVAAHEFGHVLGLQHTTAAKALMSPFYTFRYPLSLSPDDRRGIQQLYGRPRLAPTSRPPDLGPGTGADTNEITPLQPDAPPDACQVSFDAAATIRGELFFFKAGFVWRLRGGRLQPGYPALASRHWQGLPSPVDAAFEDAQGHIWFFQGAQYWVYDGEKPVLGPAPLSELGLRGSAIHAALVWGSEKNKIYFFRGGDYWRFQPSARRVDSPVPRRATDWRGVPSEIDAAFQDAEGFAYFLRGRLYWKFDPVKVKALEGFPRLVGPDFFSCTEAANTLR; from the exons ATGGCTCGGGCCGCCGGGCTCCGCGGCGCGGCCCCGCGCGCCCTCCTGctcccgctgctgctgctgctgctcctgccgctgccgctgctgctggcCCGGGCCCCGCGGCCGCCG GACGCCCCCCGCCGCCACCCTGTGAGCAGAGGACCGGAGCCGTGGCTGGAGGCCCCTCCCGACAGTGATGCCCCCGCCCTGGCCGCCCAGGAGGCCCTCCCGCTGGCTGGCCGCCCCAGACCTCCCCGCTGCGGTGTGCCTGACCCGCCCGATGGGCCGAGTGCCCGCAACCGACAGAAGCGGTTCGTGCTGTCGGGTGGGCGCTGGGAGAAGACGGACCTCACCTACAG GATCCTCCGGTTCCCATGGCAGCTGCTGCGGGAACAGGTGCGGCAGACGGTGGCGGAGGCCCTCCAGGTGTGGAGCGACGTCACGCCACTCACCTTCACCGAGGTGCACGAGGGCCACGCCGACATCGTGATCGACTTCACCAG gtACTGGCATGGGGACAACCTACCCTTTGACGGACCTGGGGGCATCCTGGCCCACGCCTTCTTCCCCAAGACCCACCGAGAAGGGGACGTCCACTTCGACTACGATGAGACCTGGACCATCGGGGACAACCAGG GCACAGACCTCCTGCAGGTGGCGGCCCATGAGTTTGGCCACGTGCTCGGGCTGCAGCACACGACAGCTGCGAAGGCCCTGATGTCCCCCTTCTACACCTTCCGCTACCCACTGAGCCTCAGCCCGGACGACCGCAGGGGCATCCAGCAGCTGTACGGCCGGCCTCGGCTAGCTCCCACGTCCAGGCCCCCGGACCTGGGCCCTGGCACCGGGGCGGACACCAACGAGATCACGCCGCTGCAG CCGGACGCCCCGCCAGACGCCTGCCAGGTCTCCTTTGACGCGGCCGCCACCATCCGCGGCGAACTCTTCTTCTTCAAGGCAGGCTTTGTGTGGCGGCTGCGTGGGGGCCGGCTGCAGCCCGGCTACCCTGCGCTGGCCTCTCGCCACTGGCAGGGGCTGCCCAGCCCTGTGGACGCGGCCTTTGAGGATGCCCAGGGCCACATCTGGTTCTTCCAAG GAGCTCAGTACTGGGTGTACGATGGCGAGAAGCCAGTCCTGGGTCCCGCACCCCTCTCTGAGCTGGGCCTGCGGGGATCCGCGATCCATGCGGCCCTGGTGTGGGGCTCCGAGAAGAACAAGATCTACTTCTTCCGAGGCGGGGACTACTGGCGCTTCCAGCCCAGCGCCCGCCGCGTGGACAGCCCCGTGCCGCGCCGGGCCACCGACTGGCGAGGGGTGCCCTCGGAGATCGACGCAGCCTTCCAAGATGCTGAAG GCTTCGCCTACTTCCTGCGTGGCCGCCTCTACTGGAAGTTTGACCCCGTGAAGGTGAAAGCCCTGGAGGGCTTCCCCCGCCTCGTGGGCCCCGACTTCTTCAGCTGTACCGAGGCTGCCAACACTCTCCGCTGA
- the CHCHD10 gene encoding coiled-coil-helix-coiled-coil-helix domain-containing protein 10, mitochondrial, with the protein MPRGSRSVASRPASRPAAPSAAHPPAHPPPAAAAAAPAPSGQPGLMAQMATTAAGVAVGSAVGHVVGSALTGAFSGGSSEPAQPAAQQAPARAAPQPLQTGPCAYEIRQFLDCSTTQSDLTLCEGFSEALKQCKYNHGLSSLP; encoded by the exons atgCCCCGGGGGAGCCGTAGCGTGGCCTCGCGGCCAGCTAG CCGCCCCGCCGCGCCCTCTGCCGCCCACCCGCCTGCGCACCCGCCGCCCGCGGCCGCGGCCGCGGCCCCCGCCCCGTCGGGCCAGCCCGGCCTGATGGCGCAGATGGCGACCACCGCCGCCGGAGTGGCCGTGGGCTCGGCTGTGGGCCACGTCGTGGGCAGCGCCCTGACCGGAGCCTTCAGTGGGGGGAGCTCAGAGCCCGCCCAGCCTGCCGCCCAGCAG GCCCCAGCACGTGCCGCCCCTCAGCCCCTGCAGACGGGGCCCTGCGCCTATGAGATCAGGCAGTTCTTGGACTGTTCCACCACCCAGAGCGACCTGACCCTGTGCGAGGGCTTCAGCGAGGCCCTGAAGCAGTGCAAGTACAACCACG GTCTGAGCTCCCTGCCCTAA